The Rhododendron vialii isolate Sample 1 chromosome 6a, ASM3025357v1 genome includes a window with the following:
- the LOC131330444 gene encoding homeobox-leucine zipper protein PROTODERMAL FACTOR 2-like, whose protein sequence is MKRFGVRKMDSGKEPKGFETENPLPADTSPKTHENSPTAPNAKHLQSPMELETYDYIPRASDLLISVSVRADVNKHKITNLVISAMEEIRQLVIEQEALWVFDMEAGTCSLNVGEYKRRFSPLDPTLDEIVRMIKTQEPILGIPNLNAEVEILPEVGSACLEREASRDIAVVCMNPVNLVQMFMDVVQWSRMFSSIVSKAEILEVISEGKGSSLDGALQVMTAEFHISSPLVQTRESYFARYCKQLSVNVWAVVDVSLESIFPNPTARFLRRPSGCFIQPMGNGYSKVLWIEHLEVDNTLVHRLFKPLVTSGLAFGAKRWLGTMACQCDRLASYMDDRVPIMQDGRKSILKLADRMTRSYHAGVSSTASPENTWKPIPISGAGDVLVTTSYNDDDPETPRGVSITVATTIWLPNQPKNVFEFLRNEDHRSQWDLLCLKRCSQEATRVCTGHDPANCVSIIKIDTLPLIFYLQESQTTSTGSYVVYAPVDLFTMNSVLSGDDPDNVQILASGFAVLPDRPRIGGEENCGTLLTIAIRVVDQHSSTPEYLPPISVLTVYTIITQTVQLIRAAITQ, encoded by the exons ACAGAAAATCCTTTGCCAGCCGATACATCGCCGAAGACTCATGAAAATTCGCCAACCGCACCAAATGCAAAACACCTGCAGTCCCCAATGGAGCTAGAAACATATGATTATATCCCTAGAGCAAGTGATCTTCTCATATCGGTTTCAGTTCGAGCTGATGTGAATAAGCACAAGATCACAAATCTTGTAATATCAGCAATGGAGGAAATCAGGCAATTGGTCATTGAGCAAGAGGCTTTGTGGGTGTTTGACATGGAGGCAGGAACTTGTAGCCTCAATGTGGGTGAATATAAGAGGAGATTTAGTCCTCTTGATCCCACGTTGGACGAAATCGTTAGGATGATTAAAACACAAGAACCGATTCTAGGGATTCCGAATTTGAATGCGGAGGTTGAGATTTTGCCAGAAGTTGGATCAGCATGCTTGGAAAGAGAAGCTTCCAGAGATATCGCAGTCGTCTGCATGAATCCAGTGAATCTTGTTCAGATGTTTATGGACGTG GTTCAGTGGTCAAGGATGTTTTCTAGTATTGTATCAAAGGCAGAAATACTAGAAGTCATATCAGAGGGAAAGGGGAGCAGCCTCGATGGAGCTCTACAAGTG ATGACAGCAGAATTCCACATCTCTTCACCTCTTGTTCAGACTAGGGAGAGTTACTTTGCAAGGTACTGTAAACAGTTATCCGTTAACGTCTGGGCAGTGGTCGATGTTTCTCTGGAAAGCATTTTCCCTAACCCGACGGCAAGGTTCCTGAGAAGGCCATCAGGTTGTTTCATCCAACCTATGGGAAATGGATACTCAAAG GTCCTGTGGATTGAACACTTGGAAGTGGATAACACACTAGTCCACCGTTTATTCAAGCCACTGGTTACATCTGGTTTGGCATTTGGTGCAAAACGATGGCTTGGAACCATGGCTTGCCAGTGTGATCGGCTGGCATCGTACATGGATGATCGCG TACCCATAATGCAAGATGGAAGGAAGAGCATTTTAAAGCTTGCGGACCGAATGACGAGAAGCTACCATGCAGGTGTGAGTAGTACTGCATCTCCAGAAAACACATGGAAGCCAATACCAATTTCGGGCGCCGGAGACGTTTTGGTGACAACCAGTTACAACGATGACGATCCAGAGACTCCTCGCGGTGTTTCCATAACGGTGGCGACCACCATATGGCTTCCTAACCAGCCCAAGAATGTTTTCGAGTTTCTTCGAAACGAGGATCATCGTAGCCAG TGGGATCTTCTCTGTTTAAAACGCTGCAGTCAAGAAGCAACCCGCGTTTGTACTGGCCATGATCCAGCAAACTGTGTTTCCATCATAAAAATCGAT ACTTTACCACTGATATTCTACCTCCAAGAGAGCCAGACAACCTCAACGGGCTCATACGTGGTTTACGCGCCTGTTGACTTATTCACAATGAACTCGGTGTTAAGTGGCGACGATCCAGACAACGTCCAAATATTGGCCTCAGGATTCGCTGTGCTCCCCGATCGACCCAGAATTGGTGGGGAGGAAAACTGTGGTACCCTATTGACCATTGCTATTCGGGTAGTGGATCAACATTCATCGACGCCAGAGTATCTGCCGCCTATATCGGTGTTAACAGTTTACACCATCATCACTCAAACTGTTCAATTGATTAGGGCTGCAATAACACAGTGA
- the LOC131330445 gene encoding uncharacterized protein LOC131330445 has protein sequence MAERDKEWDLHFRTLSSMARDSNFASDPASDPSLLNSVKKLHELCKAENSEDLIARVYPQLNKIFQRSVASISLSRTSNGLLLLAILQFFLDFGEVVLHDADPSLSTFFRSCLSREFADAVVAEATLEFLNLNKRKLLTSFPTLLPQFFPLMLKLIAWNGEKLEKLFLTVFPSLMSPGSFLPLFPSLIDLPILVVALEKVERNSGSLIGSSIASLQKSAAPEMLLALMDEAYTGSTIGDEGPDFESEDSNTMAVADPLFLELLKDENDGLAERHSTSPAMAVALQVAVSTPHSDRLKQTLRMTPRLLDVYFSIAVCDDNNSLICALIPLLMARNSNLFPDKIFSYEVQKRLLEFMLAAFQQSPDFVALLKKPIIDRLGEAYDGPAKTELALQLCWAIGEHGGGGESHKDAARELFESLELLLYENLSSSRLGLMESTLSSGSSASRKSLQSRLLCFVVTAIAKLATHHRDLLPRARVSLAKVARSRISDARVWRRARDYLGLMNEPAICLSILGPSRPSHGYMQNPGTVNWNEGATKMVVDIPFYILGKQEGPPFHDFSFSDILPRR, from the exons ATGGCCGAACGAGACAAAGAATGGGATTTACACTTCAGGACCCTATCTTCTATGGCCAGAGATTCCAATTTCGCCAGCGATCCTGCTTCCGATCCTTCACTGCTCAATTCG GTGAAGAAGCTTCACGAACTGTGTAAAGCTGAGAATTCTGAAGATTTGATAGCTAGGGTTTATCCGCAGCTGAACAAGATTTTCCAGCGCTCAGTGGCTTCAATTTCTCTGTCTCGAACTTCTAACGGTCTTCTATTACTG GCTATACTTcaatttttccttgattttGGAGAGGTCGTTTTGCATGATGCTGATCCTAGTCTGAGTACCTTCTTTCGTTCCTGCTTGAGCCG AGAGTTTGCAGATGCAGTTGTTGCAGAGGCAACACTTGAGTTTCTGAATCTGAACAAGAGAAAACTTCTCACTTCTTTCCCTACACTACTCCCTCAG TTTTTCCCATTAATGCTTAAGCTCATTGCATGGAATGGAGAGAA ATTAGAAAAATTATTCCTGACGGTGTTTCCATCGTTGATGTCGCCTGGGTCATTTCTTCCGCTATTCCCATCTCTCATTGACTTACCAA TATTGGTAGTGGCATTGGAAAAGGTTGAACGGAACTCAGGATCACTGATTGGCAGCAGCATAGCTTCACTCCAGAAGAGTGCGGCTCCTGAG ATGCTGCTTGCACTCATGGATGAAGCATACACTGGATCAACCATAGGGGATGAAGGACCAGACTTTGAATCTGAAGATAGCAATACGATGGCTGTAGCTGATCCATTGTTTCTTGAGCTCCTTAAAGATGAGAATGATGGCCTTGCT GAACGCCATTCGACTTCCCCGGCGATGGCTGTGGCTCTGCAGGTCGCTGTTAGCACCCCCCACTCTGATAGGCTGAAGCAAACCCTCAGGATGACTCCCAGACTTCTTGATGTGTATTTCTCTATAGCAGTGTGTGATGACAATAATT CTTTAATATGTGCATTGATACCCCTACTTATGGCTAGAAATTCGAATCTATTTCCAGACAAAATTTTCTCGTATGAG GTTCAAAAGAGGCTCTTAGAATTCATGCTTGCTGCATTCCAACAATCTCCTGATTTTGTCGCACTTCTCAAG AAACCGATAATAGACAGACTTGGAGAAGCTTATGACGGCCCTGCAAAG ACAGAGTTGGCATTACAATTGTGTTGGGCCATTGGAGAGCATGGAGGGGGTGGTGAATCTCACAAAGATGCAGCTCGTGAACTTTTTGAGAGTTTGGAACTACTTTTGTATGAAAACCTCTCCTCCAG TCGTTTGGGTCTAATGGAGTCAACTCTTAGCTCTGGCAGTTCAGCATCAAGAAAATCATTGCAGTCAAGacttctttgttttgttgtcaCCGCTATAGCAAAGCTTGCCACGCATCACCGTGATTTACTTCCAAGGGCTCGGGTATCATTGGCCAAG GTGGCCCGTTCTCGGATATCTGATGCAAGGGTCTGGAGACGTGCTCGTGATTATTTAGGCTTAATGAATGAACCTGCAATATGCTTGTCAATCTTGGGTCCTTCACGACCTTCACACGGATATATGCAGAACCCAGGCACGGTCAATTGGAATGAGGGGGCCACAAAAATGGTTGTTGATATTCCATTTTACATTCTAGGTAAACAAGAAG GTCCTCCCTTCCACGATTTTTCCTTCTCAGATATCCTTCCAAGAAGATAA
- the LOC131330446 gene encoding F-box/LRR-repeat protein At4g14096-like isoform X1, translating into MGELPWSLFTCKTLVILKIHGKFIFYVPQYVCLPDLKTLCLNSLIYLDDGLISKFLSGCPALEDLVIRRPGWDNMWTLDVSVPSLKRLTLDISIHEEELYHEPVFKYKVMVNAPNLEYLDFFDTVSAYISVGGLPSVVEAHVNVHKSFRGDWIWRRRAKYGNRTSELLRSISNVWRLSLTGYTLRCLSYGGPNLATYRNLVYLELGFDPSNGPLLLLNLLQSSPKLEVLVFPEGLTVPEEREYDVHRDIFFEYHWSSPERAPECLLLSLKKIEILKFCGDEKEELNLVKYFLRNGMVLEKMKILCHFSLVGNNSFSFKDELENYPRGSTNCNFELCIRAPISSSSSFWILPLQSPCSEVNRR; encoded by the exons ATGGGTGAATTGCCTTGGAGCCTTTTCACTTGCAAAACCTTGGTCATTTTGAAGATTCAtggcaaattcattttttatgttCCACAATATGTTTGTTTGCCAGATCTCAAGACCCTTTGTCTGAATTCACTTATATATTTGGACGATGGATTGATAAGCAAATTCCTCTCTGGCTGTCCTGCCCTTGAGGATTTGGTGATAAGGAGACCGGGATGGGATAACATGTGGACTCTTGATGTTTCTGTGCCTTCGTTGAAAAGGTTGACATTGGATATTTCTATCCATGAGGAGGAATTATATCATGAACCGGTTTTTAAGTACAAGGTCATGGTTAATGCTCCAAACCTTGAATATCTGGATTTTTTTGATACTGTGTCGGCTTATATTTCTGTCGGTGGTCTGCCCTCTGTGGTGGAAGCCCATGTGAACGTCCATAAATCTTTTCGAGGGGATTGGATATGGAGAAGACGAGCCAAATATGGAAATCGCACATCCGAGCTTCTTAGAAGCATCTCAAATGTTTGGCGTCTGTCATTAACTGGTTATACTTTGCGG TGTCTCAGCTACGGTGGTCCGAATTTGGCCACGTATCGTAATTTGGTCTATCTAGAGCTAGGTTTTGATCCATCCAATGGCCCACTGCTGTTGTTGAATTTACTTCAAAGTTCACCTAAACTAGAAGTTCTTGTTTTTCCAGAG GGATTGACAGTCCCGGAGGAACGTGAGTATGACGTTCATAGGGACATATTTTTCGAATACCACTGGAGCTCACCAGAACGAGCTCCCGAATGTTTACTTCTGAGCCTCAAGAAAATTGAAATCCTCAAGTTCTGTGGCGATGAAAAAGAAGAGCTGAACCTGGTGAAGTACTTTTTGAGGAATGGAATGGTATTGGAAAAGATGAAGATTTTGTGTCACTTCTCGCTTGTTGGTAATAATTCCTTCAGCTTCAAGGATGAGTTGGAAAACTATCCCAGGGGCTCAACTAATTGTAATTTCGAACTTTGTATTCGGGCACCaatcagcagcagcagcagcttctGGATTTTGCCCCTTCAATCGCCGTGCTCTGAAGTGAATCGTCGGTGA
- the LOC131330446 gene encoding F-box/LRR-repeat protein At4g14096-like isoform X2, which yields MGELPWSLFTCKTLVILKIHGKFIFYVPQYVCLPDLKTLCLNSLIYLDDGLISKFLSGCPALEDLVIRRPGWDNMWTLDVSVPSLKRLTLDISIHEEELYHEPVFKYKVMVNAPNLEYLDFFDTVSAYISVGGLPSVVEAHVNVHKSFRGDWIWRRRAKYGNRTSELLRSISNVWRLSLTGYTLRCLSYGGPNLATYRNLVYLELGFDPSNGPLLLLNLLQSSPKLEVLVFPEGLTVIREQECDVNRDIFFDYRWNPPERVPECLLLSLEKIEIHKFCGDEEEELNLVKYLLKNGMVLEKVTIWCHYLFGGDNSFSFKDELENYPRGSTNCNFRLYIPYLVPISSSS from the exons ATGGGTGAATTGCCTTGGAGCCTTTTCACTTGCAAAACCTTGGTCATTTTGAAGATTCAtggcaaattcattttttatgttCCACAATATGTTTGTTTGCCAGATCTCAAGACCCTTTGTCTGAATTCACTTATATATTTGGACGATGGATTGATAAGCAAATTCCTCTCTGGCTGTCCTGCCCTTGAGGATTTGGTGATAAGGAGACCGGGATGGGATAACATGTGGACTCTTGATGTTTCTGTGCCTTCGTTGAAAAGGTTGACATTGGATATTTCTATCCATGAGGAGGAATTATATCATGAACCGGTTTTTAAGTACAAGGTCATGGTTAATGCTCCAAACCTTGAATATCTGGATTTTTTTGATACTGTGTCGGCTTATATTTCTGTCGGTGGTCTGCCCTCTGTGGTGGAAGCCCATGTGAACGTCCATAAATCTTTTCGAGGGGATTGGATATGGAGAAGACGAGCCAAATATGGAAATCGCACATCCGAGCTTCTTAGAAGCATCTCAAATGTTTGGCGTCTGTCATTAACTGGTTATACTTTGCGG TGTCTCAGCTACGGTGGTCCGAATTTGGCCACGTATCGTAATTTGGTCTATCTAGAGCTAGGTTTTGATCCATCCAATGGCCCACTGCTGTTGTTGAATTTACTTCAAAGTTCACCTAAACTAGAAGTTCTTGTTTTTCCAGAG gGATTGACGGTCATCAGGGAACAGGAGTGTGACGTTAATAGGGACATATTCTTTGATTACCGCTGGAACCCACCAGAACGAGTGCCTGAATGTTTACTTCTTAGCCTCGAGAAAATCGAAATCCACAAGTTTTGTGGCGATGAAGAAGAAGAGCTGAACCTGGTGAAGTACTTGTTGAAGAATGGAATGGTATTGGAGAAGGTGACGATTTGGTGTCACTACTTGTTTGGTGGTGATAATTCCTTCAGCTTTAAAGATGAATTGGAAAATTATCCCAGGGGCTCAACTAACTGTAATTTCAGACTTTATATTCCTTATCTGGTACCaatcagcagcagcagctaa
- the LOC131330447 gene encoding putative F-box/LRR-repeat protein At3g44080 codes for MDSDRISNVPDSLLCHILSLLPTNNAVGTSILSTRWRYLWTGATNLDIDDSMLFHDRDKFEGRYEMVNLSFMNFVNRVLLEVACLEKFRLRVEECCSFEFPHVFFTIKMLVNLTLQGCFLLRIPTSVCLPSLKILNLVELQCE; via the coding sequence ATGGATTCAGATAGGATCAGTAATGTGCCAGATTCCCTACTGTGTCACATACTTTCATTACTTCCCACAAATAATGCAGTGGGAACCAGCATCCTATCAACAAGATGGCGGTACCTTTGGACTGGTGCAACTAACCTTGACATTGATGATTCTATGCTCTTCCATGACCGCGATAAATTTGAGGGTCGATATGAGATGGTCAATTTAAGCTTTATGAATTTCGTGAACAGAGTATTGCTTGAGGTGGCCTGTTTAGAAAAATTCCGACTTAGGGTAGAGGAGTGCTGTAGTTTTGAGTTTCCTCATGTGTTTTTCACAATTAAAATGCTGGTGAATCTAACACTGCAGGGATGTTTTCTCTTGAGAATTCCCACTTCTGTTTGTCTTCCTAGTCTTAAGATTCTTAACCTAGTGGAACTGCAATGTGAGTAA
- the LOC131330448 gene encoding F-box protein At4g09920-like isoform X1, whose protein sequence is MDLDFGRSLDRISKLPDSVLCHILSFLPTKYAVGTSILSTRWQYLWTSVAMLDFNDSELFNKRDRTNGIGEAEVDLRFTNFVNTVLLLSDVSCLEKFNLKLDSFCYFGIVKAWISTAIKRNVQKLELRYSEWHNFDGQIPIQLPHMLFICKTLVDLRLKGNISLKVPASVWLPSLKILEIKEVIYENGDSAHNLIHGCPALEDLHIHRFYFDKQKVLNISVPTLKRLVLFRQGDDGHLLSSDDDGESQHKLIVNTPKLEYLDITDCDSDEFSLENLSSLLDARINVGLCFSGPVSSSNLLKLLHGIANVKFLRFSSTNYDDYVLPTMNPLHNLTYLGLQDAIDGWNVDLLNVFLEYSPNLKVLVLEGNRIMRSYRLWSPPPRVPSCLLLNLKEIEYLNFGGEKHEFEVIEYFLESAEVLKNMTISCQHSDSWRLLARFPRASKICELNLR, encoded by the exons atggatttggattttgggagGAGCTTAGATAGGATCAGCAAGTTACCAGACTCGGTACTGTGTCACATACTTTCGTTTCTTCCGACGAAATATGCAGTGGGGACCAGCATTCTATCAACGAGATGGCAGTACCTTTGGACTTCTGTGGCTATGCTCGACTTCAACGATTCTGAACTCTTTAATAAACGGGATCGTACGAATGGTATTGGAGAAGCTGAAGTCGATTTGAGATTTACGAACTTTGTGAACACAGTGTTGCTTCTTAGTGATGTGTCGTGTTTGGAGAAATTTAACCTTAAGCTTGATTCATTTTGCTATTTTGGCATTGTTAAGGCATGGATCAGCACTGCTATAAAGCGCAATGTTCAAAAGCTAGAGCTTCGATACTCTGAATGGCACAATTTCGATGGACAGATTCCTATTCAGTTGCCTCATATGCTTTTCATTTGCAAAACACTGGTGGATTTAAGGCTGAAAGGAAACATTTCCTTGAAAGTTCCTGCTTCGGTTTGGCTTCCGAGTCTTAAGATTCTTGAAATAAAGGAAGTTATATACGAAAATGGAGATTCAGCTCATAACCTCATCCACGGATGCCCAGCCCTTGAAGATTTGCACATACATAGGTTCTACTTCGATAAGCAAAAGGTGTTGAACATTTCTGTGCCTACATTGAAGCGCCTAGTGTTATTCCGTCAAGGAGATGATGGTCATCTCCTCTCTAGTGATGACGATGGTGAATCGCAACACAAGCTTATAGTCAATACGCCCAAGCTCGAATACCTCGATATCACAGATTGTGATTCGGATGAATTTTCGTTGGAGAACTTATCATCCTTGTTGGATGCACGCATTAATGTTGGGCTTTGCTTTTCAGGACCCGTCAGTTCCTCCAACCTACTTAAGCTTCTTCATGGGATTGCAAATGTTAAGTTTCTTCGG TTTTCCTCTACTAATTATGATGATTATGTGCTGCCCACGATGAATCCTCTCCATAATTTGACATATCTAGGGCTTCAGGATGCCATTGATGGCTGGAATGTGGATTTGCTAAATGTGTTTCTTGAGTACTCTCCCAATCTCAAAGTTCTTGTTCTTGAG GGAAATAGAATCATGCGTTCATACAGACTTTGGAGCCCACCTCCGCGAGTTCCTAGTTGTTTGTTATTGAATCTCAAGGAAATTGAGTATCTGAACTTTGGTGGAGAGAAACATGAGTTCGAAGTGATAGAGTATTTTCTGGAAAGCGCTGAAGTTCTGAAGAACATGACAATTTCTTGTCAGCATTCAGATAGCTGGCGTCTATTAGCACGATTTCCAAGGGCGTCAAAGATTTGTGAACTTAATCTCCGTTGA
- the LOC131330448 gene encoding FBD-associated F-box protein At4g10400-like isoform X2, whose amino-acid sequence MDLDFGRSLDRISKLPDSVLCHILSFLPTKYAVGTSILSTRWQYLWTSVAMLDFNDSELFNKRDRTNGIGEAEVDLRFTNFVNTVLLLSDVSCLEKFNLKLDSFCYFGIVKAWISTAIKRNVQKLELRYSEWHNFDGQIPIQLPHMLFICKTLVDLRLKGNISLKVPASVWLPSLKILEIKEVIYENGDSAHNLIHGCPALEDLHIHRFYFDKQKVLNISVPTLKRLVLFRQGDDGHLLSSDDDGESQHKLIVNTPKLEYLDITDCDSDEFSLENLSSLLDARINVGLCFSGPVSSSNLLKLLHGIANVKFLRDAIDGWNVDLLNVFLEYSPNLKVLVLEGNRIMRSYRLWSPPPRVPSCLLLNLKEIEYLNFGGEKHEFEVIEYFLESAEVLKNMTISCQHSDSWRLLARFPRASKICELNLR is encoded by the exons atggatttggattttgggagGAGCTTAGATAGGATCAGCAAGTTACCAGACTCGGTACTGTGTCACATACTTTCGTTTCTTCCGACGAAATATGCAGTGGGGACCAGCATTCTATCAACGAGATGGCAGTACCTTTGGACTTCTGTGGCTATGCTCGACTTCAACGATTCTGAACTCTTTAATAAACGGGATCGTACGAATGGTATTGGAGAAGCTGAAGTCGATTTGAGATTTACGAACTTTGTGAACACAGTGTTGCTTCTTAGTGATGTGTCGTGTTTGGAGAAATTTAACCTTAAGCTTGATTCATTTTGCTATTTTGGCATTGTTAAGGCATGGATCAGCACTGCTATAAAGCGCAATGTTCAAAAGCTAGAGCTTCGATACTCTGAATGGCACAATTTCGATGGACAGATTCCTATTCAGTTGCCTCATATGCTTTTCATTTGCAAAACACTGGTGGATTTAAGGCTGAAAGGAAACATTTCCTTGAAAGTTCCTGCTTCGGTTTGGCTTCCGAGTCTTAAGATTCTTGAAATAAAGGAAGTTATATACGAAAATGGAGATTCAGCTCATAACCTCATCCACGGATGCCCAGCCCTTGAAGATTTGCACATACATAGGTTCTACTTCGATAAGCAAAAGGTGTTGAACATTTCTGTGCCTACATTGAAGCGCCTAGTGTTATTCCGTCAAGGAGATGATGGTCATCTCCTCTCTAGTGATGACGATGGTGAATCGCAACACAAGCTTATAGTCAATACGCCCAAGCTCGAATACCTCGATATCACAGATTGTGATTCGGATGAATTTTCGTTGGAGAACTTATCATCCTTGTTGGATGCACGCATTAATGTTGGGCTTTGCTTTTCAGGACCCGTCAGTTCCTCCAACCTACTTAAGCTTCTTCATGGGATTGCAAATGTTAAGTTTCTTCGG GATGCCATTGATGGCTGGAATGTGGATTTGCTAAATGTGTTTCTTGAGTACTCTCCCAATCTCAAAGTTCTTGTTCTTGAG GGAAATAGAATCATGCGTTCATACAGACTTTGGAGCCCACCTCCGCGAGTTCCTAGTTGTTTGTTATTGAATCTCAAGGAAATTGAGTATCTGAACTTTGGTGGAGAGAAACATGAGTTCGAAGTGATAGAGTATTTTCTGGAAAGCGCTGAAGTTCTGAAGAACATGACAATTTCTTGTCAGCATTCAGATAGCTGGCGTCTATTAGCACGATTTCCAAGGGCGTCAAAGATTTGTGAACTTAATCTCCGTTGA
- the LOC131330450 gene encoding FBD-associated F-box protein At4g10400-like — MDLDFGRSLDRISKLPDSVLCHILSFLPTKYAVGTSILSTRWQYLWISVATLDFNNSELFNKRNRTDGTGAAEVDLRFMNFVNTVLLLSDVSCLEKFNLKLESFCYFGIVKAWISNAIKRNVQKLELCYSARHNFDEQIPIQLPHMLFICKTMVDLRLNGNISLKVPASVWLPNLKILEIKEVIYENKDSAHNLIHGCPALEDLYIFMSYFDKQKVLNISVPTLKRLVLTRLGDDGHPLFSEHKLTVNTPKLEYLDIADDVAVEFSLENLSSLLDARINVGPCCSGSISSSNLLKLLHGIANVKFLRFSSTNSDDYVLPTINSLHNLTYLGLQNVPDGWNKDLLNVFLEYSPNLEVLVLEGNIGGLSDRPWSPPPRVPSCLLLNLKEIKYLKFGGDKHEFEVIEYLLKSAEVLKNMTICCQHSDSWRLLARFPRASKICELNLR; from the exons atggatttggattttgggagGAGCTTAGATAGGATCAGCAAGTTACCAGACTCAGTACTGTGTCACATACTTTCGTTTCTTCCGACGAAATATGCAGTGGGGACCAGCATTCTGTCAACGAGATGGCAGTACCTTTGGATTTCGGTGGCTACGCTCGACTTCAACAATTCTGAACTCTTCAATAAACGCAATCGTACGGATGGTACTGGAGCAGCTGAAGTCGATTTGAGATTTATGAACTTTGTGAACACAGTGTTGCTTCTAAGTGACGTGTCGTGTTTGGAGAAATTCAACCTTAAGCTCGAGTCATTCTGCTATTTTGGCATTGTGAAGGCATGGATCAGCAATGCTATAAAGCGCAATGTTCAAAAGCTAGAGCTTTGCTACTCTGCAAGGCACAATTTTGATGAACAGATTCCTATTCAGTTGCCTCATATGCTTTTCATTTGCAAAACAATGGTGGATTTAAGGCTAAACGGAAACATTTCCTTGAAAGTTCCTGCTTCGGTTTGGCTTCCGAATCTTAAGATTCTTGAAATAAAGGAAGTTATATACGAAAATAAAGATTCAGCTCATAACCTCATCCATGGATGCCCAGCCCTTGAAGATTTGTACATTTTTATGTCCTATTTCGATAAGCAAAAGGTGTTGAACATTTCTGTGCCCACATTAAAGCGGCTAGTGTTAACCCGTCTAGGAGATGATGGTCATCCCCTCTTTAGTGAACACAAGCTTACAGTTAATACGCCTAAGCTCGAATACCTCGATATCGCAGATGATGTTGCAGTTGAATTTTCGTTGGAGAACTTATCATCCTTGTTGGATGCACGCATTAATGTTGGGCCTTGCTGTTCGGGATCCATCAGTTCCTCCAACCTACTTAAGCTTCTACATGGGATTGCAAATGTTAAGTTTCTTCGG TTTTCCTCCACTAATAGCGACGATTATGTGCTGCCAACTATCAATTCTCTCCATAATTTGACATATCTGGGGCTTCAGAATGTCCCTGATGGCTGGAACAAGGATTTGCTAAATGTGTTTCTTGAGTACTCACCCAATCTTGAAGTTCTTGTTCTTGAG GGAAATATAGGTGGTCTTTCGGACAGACCTTGGAGCCCACCTCCGCGGGTTCCTAGTTGTTTGTTATTGAATCTCAAGGAAATTAAGTATCTGAAATTTGGTGGAGATAAACATGAGTTTGAAGTGATAGAGTATTTGCTGAAAAGCGCCGAAGTTCTGAAGAACATGACAATTTGTTGTCAGCATTCAGATAGCTGGCGTCTATTAGCACGATTTCCAAGGGCATCCAAGATTTGTGAACTTAATCTCCGTTGA